A stretch of DNA from Brachyhypopomus gauderio isolate BG-103 chromosome 7, BGAUD_0.2, whole genome shotgun sequence:
ATAGCAGATGTGCAGGGATCAGTTCTGCTCAGGGGCTCGAGAGTGAGGTGTTCACTGTACAGGGAGGGTTCGAGACAGGGAGGGCGTGGAGCTGACCGGTCGTGGTAGTGGTGAGGCGTCCGGAGGACCCAGGTGTGAGATCAAGGCACGGGTGTGGAAGAGCCCGGCGGTCCTTTTTGGTCAGAGCGAGCTGAGAcgtggagctggaggaggaggagaggagcatTCAGGGGGGTGGAAGTCAGGGTGCATCGCTGCTGttgccttcatcatcatcatcatcatcatcatggctGTGGAGATCTCGCCTGCTCAGGACTGCATTCTTTTTCTATAgagaaataaatgaacaaacatGCCCCTTTAAGACAGAGGGTCTCAATGGAAACCCTTGAAGACCTGCATTCTACATGTTGTCATGGTTTCCCTGAACATCGTTAGCTGAACGTGGATGACTTCAAACCCGGCTTTGACGCGCAGCAGAACTGTAGCTGCTCTTTCAGACACTTTATCAAACTGGGATCACTGGTATTGAACACCTCGGTAGGATGCTGCCTAGAATTCTTATGGGAATGACTAAACTGAGTCTAGTGCGTTAGCAGTCGACGCTCGACGGGCATTCTTGCTGTGAGAGCCGCCAAGAAGACCGAGCCGGGCAGCATGCCGTGCGTGTGGTTACAGACCATCATGCTGTTCTCCGCAGGCCTATCGCCTGGTAATCAATACGATAACGCGGCCAAGTCTAACATTTCAACAAGCAAGTTCTACTTTGAAGTTGCCAGTAAAGGTGACGGGGGGGTTTGAGGGGTTTGGAACAGCAAGTGAATCATGgtcaacacagagcacagccaAAGGGAACCGCGTTAATTAAAAAAGGGAGAGTTTTAGAAAAAGGTCTTTGAGAAAGAGAGcaaaggggacagagagagggagtgggtgaAAGAGAGCTACTGCTGGCCTAGTCTGGCTCTCTAATGGACACGGTGTGTTTCTGGACGTTTCTTAGGATTTCATTCAAGCTGGTGCATTTAGTCACACGCCTTTTTACTGATGCCTCACACCTTTTCATTCCGTCTtcctttatttcttattttaatCAAAACGTGTAATGTTGTCTAAGGGCAAGAACAGTTCTTTCCCCACTTTTACTGCATCAGCTGAAGCGGCTGGGGAAGAAGCCTCCTTTTCTCTTAACCAGGGCAAGCGTGCTggttatgcatgtgtgcacacccGTCCACACCCACCGGTGAACCCAGCCGCACAGACACAAGTAGACACAAGATATGTACAGaatggagagaaggaggtggatgagtgtgttggGACACTAGTGGATCATTACTTGACTTGATCCAAGCAGAAGGACATTTTGACTTGAATTAAACTCGTGACTCATGAGTTAACTGTACAATCAATAAAAAGTTCTCAATTTACAATGTTAGGCTAAACATTTAATGACACCACCAGTAACACACCGGTAAAGACTGTCAAATACTTCATTAGTAAACACATTTGCATTTACTATCCACACCCATCtccccaccacccacacacacacacacacaacaagcgATACAAATGTAATATACGCATGTGACAACAAGCAGAAGGTGAATTAATCAGTTTTGTTATTTCTCTATGTACCATCAGTGTTTATGTACCATTGAAATGTCTAGCATATCACCGAGATTTCTGCACGAAAGGAACTCACGTTAGCCTGTTAGATGTTGTAATGTTCTTAGATGTTGTAATATGTTAGATTTAAACAAAATAGTGCTGTGGCTGGGATAGTTTTGTGGCCATTGGCTGGGATGAAACCCACAGCTGCTGAGCTCCCATTGGCTGAGCTTGAGGCAGAGGCGGAGCCAAAGTGGCAGTACCTGTGGCAGGAGGAGCAGGCAGTTTACGCCTCTGCTGGCGAGATGAGTCCAGGGTCTGAGGCTGacatgtgacacacacacacacacacacacacacacacacacacacacacacacacacacacacacacacacacacacacacacacacacacacacacacacacacacacacacacaaaccataaaAAACCTGTGGTTAATAAATGGAACATGAAGCAATGACCTTGTTACACTTCTAACACTAAAAGCCTTTCCTCTTGCCTTCATGTAATTATACAGAATGATTAAGCAGTATTTTTCATTATGTCCATGGCAGTAATAATTCACCCATTAAAGCTATGTAATCCTACTACTCCTTCTATTATTACGTAAAATACTAATTAGAGGTGTATTGTGTTTTGTCACCCTTGTGAGACAGGCCATTATATGAAAATCACCTTAGGGTTAAGCTTGTACTTGGAAAATCTTGAGCATGTAGACACGTTCAGGCCAGCGTTCTTAAGTGCCGATATCCTCGCCTCGATGTTTGAGATCTAAAGGGAGCGGAGGGGAGCGTGATGAAGGTGTCTGTATGACCCAAACGCTGAAGtaaggagcgtgtgtgtggtctgtatgACCCAAACGCTGAAGtaaggagcgtgtgtgtggtctgtatgACCCAAACGCTGAAGtaaggagcgtgtgtgtggtctgtatgACCCAAACGCTGAAGtaaggagcgtgtgtgtggtctgtatgACCCAAACGCTGAAGtaaggagcgtgtgtgtggtctgtagaGCCTCACACACCTGTAGCTCTGACTGCTGCACCTGAGCGGCAGCGGTGGCCACCTGGTCCTCCAGGAACGCCAGTTCTGTTTCTGTGGTGGAGCCGTTGATGCTGCGAGCACAGTCCTCCAGCTCACCTAGCGCCCCCTCTAGGGTATACACTGCTCCTGCAGTCAAGTACACCTGAACacggatttttaaaaaatcaacgACTTATGGCTCTAATTCTGTGGGTGTGTAAAGTAATCTAGTACCACATTTAACTAAATTCATAGGGCAGGATTTTTTTTGCTGGACAGAAATAAATGCCTTGTGACCTAGTGGGTGGAATGGTGCTACAGTGTATTTAACCTCCACCAGGGCAATGGCATTTCAGACTGAACGTTGGCTGAAATCAACACTTTTGCTCCTCCCTCTGCAGACCTGCACTTTAGCATAAATGCAAGTGCAACACGTTATCTTCCTTGAGGACACACGTAAAGATGTGCCCGATTTCCCACAATGCATTTCTGTCTGTGAACACCCCACCAAACCACGCGGTGCTCTTTTGCATGCTGAATGCGTCTCTGTGGCCATCAGTAGTACCACAGAGTGAAGAAGGCAGCACATAGCAGGTGATAATAGCCGTAAATGCTCAGCGTGTAGGAGGATCTAAGGATCTCTGTTGTCACATTCAGACACAGTAGTTGTTTAGGTcataatgaaatgaaaatatGTAAAACAGCTTCAGTTCTGACAGAAAGAACGTGCCTCATCACATTCTGCCATGAAGCACACAAGTTGCTGAATTTGGGACACTCTGTTCCAAACTGAAAATGAATGACATGACATTTTCTTGTCCAAGTGAACTGACCGAATGAAAGGATGCAAAATGGTTTAGAACTTTTTAGACATTTTTTTCATTATAGTGGGTTCTGAATCTTACATTTTCCTCCATCTTGGTGAGATGCTGGTCCAGTCTCTTGCTGTCTGGGCCAGACGAAAGGGGTGTACCAGCCATAGACTCAGAAAGGTCATGACCTTTGCCCTCTGCCTCCCCAATAAGTTCCTCTGTGGCATTAAGGACCTTCAGAACCTCTGTGGTGATGCTGCACAAGGAAGCAGCTGAATACTTCTGCtcaacgcacacacaaacacacacacacacacacacacacacacacacacacacacacacacacacacacacacacacacacacacacacacacacacacacacacacacccacacatcatcatcatcatcagcagagaaaaaaacaaactaGAAGGAAAAACCTTCAAATGGCTTTCCAAAGAACAATACTTTTAAATAAAATTCCCCAAGAAAAAATTACATTTTGTCTTGTAGTTATTGAAACATATACAGACAATAGCAGTCAAGACATCATAGAAGGCATTAACCTGCAAAAtaggagtgtgagtgaggggcaTGTTTAGCCAGCCAGCtgtatcacaaacacacacagatacaaacGTCTCTGCGTGTGTTTCTCAAAACACATACTGACAGAGCTCactcatatatgcacacacacgcacacgcgcacacacacacacacgcacatacacacactcgcacgcacacacacacacacacacacacacacacacacaccactcaagaCTCATTCTATCGCCTCGCTGCTCTTCGTGTTCAACGCGTATAGAAGACGAAGAGGTCGGTGATGAGAAAGACGACGATTACCAAAGCCTCTCAGATCTCATGTACAACTGTACATCACTAAAGGGAAGAGGACCATAACATGCCATGAgtcacacgtgcatgcacacacgcacgtaaaGGGCAGACCCCCACGCAAGCTTCTCTTGTTTacagcagccaatcagcatGCAAACACGTGCACCAGCACAAGACCCATCATCTCAAGTGTGCTCTCCCAGAAAcaacgcaaacacacaccacagcacgtTCGCGAATGCTAGAGCCCATTCAGATCTGCAGAAAAGGTGTTTAGACGCACGCGTCTCGTGACAAAGACGCAAAAGAGAGCGTGAGATATGGGTGATGGCGGTGATGACTTTATTAGGTCCGAATAAAAAGGCCCAAGACAAAGCCGGGCATGATGTGGTGACTAACGAGCACACCGCAGATCAATTAATGGCTTCCGCTTTGATCTACGAAAACCCATCTGATCCATGCTCAAAAGAACAAGGACGGACCAAGTTATgaaagggagtgtgtgggtgcatgtgtgtgtgtgtgtgtgtgtgtgtgttcgttcataTGTTCATATGAAAAAGCAGATGAGAGTTACAGATGAGGAAGAACAGCATGTCTTTTCAGCAGTGAGTTTCTCAGTGTTGAAATTAGGTATAAGTAGTGAACTGCCCAACGGCGTTACAGAATGACACGgtgaaacacagacacagtcactcCCTGCTTCCCCGAGGTTGACAGATTACAGGGGTATGATGGTGTTCTGATCTGAATAGGTGTTTTGGTGTTCTGTATGTTATACAACAGTCCTATTTACATATTTGCTTAATGAGAAAGTAGTGATATAATTTAAGGCAGAATTCATTGTTTGGTCCAAATCCAGATGAAATTGACTATATTATGAATAAAAACTGTGAAGAGAAATGTGATACAAATTTAAACGGAGAGAACTGAATTGTTGCAGTTTAGAATGTACTGATCAATTATCTAAACAAAGCAAAACACTGCAATAAATATTATGACAAATGTTCACACACCTGAACATCCTTTCGGTCAAAAGAAACATAACTCAGGAGTCAGGGGACAGGGGTTGGACCAGGGGTTGGACCAGATCCCGGCCACATCATAACCTCTTCTTAAGCTTTGGCTTGAATGGATTTCTATGAATTTGCAATGAGTGTCAGAGTGAACTGTCTGAACCACCGACCCGTGTGTCTTTGCCCAGCGGTATTTAGAGAATGTTTTTGCAACACAGCTTCACTTTCTATAAACGAGGAATGCATTAGGAATTCAGAATGAAAAGTCATTACTCTCAGAGTAAAGAAGATGTGGAAACGTGCAGGTTCATTAAGACTCCAACACCATTCTGGCAAACTCCGATACTCAGAACACATTTTCTCACTCAAAGATGATCAGTAGCTGATTAATACTGGGTGATATGTCAATTTATTATCAGTTTTCACATAATGAGGTTTAGTTGTTCAACAAATGATATTAGTTATTGACAAATAGCAGACTCAGATTGCACCGAGATGCCAAACCGTCAAACCAAAGTGTCATACCAACCCTATACACCAATCAGCCACAGTATTAAACTACTGACCGGTGAAGTCACTAACATTAATTATCTCATGACAACAGCATCTGTCCAGGGCTATGGGATATATAAGGTGGCAAAATTGTTCATGAACGGGTCAAGAAATATGAAGAGcccacactcttcatctccAGATTCCCAGATCCGAGTCCGAACAAGCTTttctggaatgttctggaaAAACTAATCCCATATATGGGGATCCCTCCTCTCACTTTCCAGAACTTACAGGATCTGCTGCCAACATCTTGGTGCCAGACACCACAAAACACCTTCAGAGGTCTCGTGGAGTCCATGGCTTTGGTAACATGAGAGGAACCTGCACAATATTATGCAGGCGGCTATGATGTCATGGCTAATCtgtgaataatgtgtgtgtgtgtgtgtgtgtgtgtgtacacagtgtgtgccctgtctgtctggctgcctgtgtgtgccctgtctgtctggctgcctgtgtgtgtgtgtgtgtgtgtgtgtgtgtgtgtgtgtgtgtgtgtgtacacagtgtgtgccctgtctgtctggctgcctgtgtgtgtgtgtgtgtgtgtgtgtgtgtgtgtgtgtgtgtgtgtgtgtgtgtgtgtgtgtgtgtgtgtgtgtgtgtgtgtgtgtgtgtacacagtgtgtgccctgtctgtctggctgcctgtgtgtgtgtgtgtgtgtgtgtgtgtgtgtgtgtgtgtgtgtgtgtgtgtgtgtgtgtgtgtgtgtgccctgtctgtctggctgcctgtgtgcgtgtgcgtgtgcgtgtgtgtgtgtgtgtgtgtgtgtgtctgtctggctgcctgtgtgtgtctcacctggTGCACGAGAGAGTAGAACAACTGAAGCGTCTGCTGAAGAGGAAGTTCAATACCAGCCAGATCCAAACAGGACAACAGAtagcagggggagagagagagaaacagagagaaagatggatagGAAAACGGAGGGGAGAGATGAACAGAGAAAAgagcagggagggagagagagagggagagagagaagagtgagttAGAGAAGGGGATGGAGGGATACAAGACAAAACATGAGGTAGGAGAAAGGTGAAAAATGGGacagtgtggtagtgtggtggtCTCTCATTACAggtgagagagatgaagagtgaGGAGTAATCACATGATGGTGCAAGGAGGACTGGACAGAACCACAAACACAGAGGACTGGACAGAACCACAAACACAGAGGACTGAACAGAACCACAAACACAGAGGACTGAACAGAACCACAAACACAGGGGACTGAACAGAACCACAAACACAGAGGACTGGACAGAACCACAAACACAGAGGACTGGACAGagccacaaacacagaggacTGAACAGagccacaaacacagaggacTGAACAGAACCACAAACACAGGGGACTGAACAGAACCACAAACACAGAGGACTGGACAGAGCCACAAACACAGGGGCTGGGGGggtggctgggggggggggggggggggttgggggggtcaCAGCTGCTGTGGTTAAGGCCATGGCCATCTCTTAATCTGGACTAAAGGTTCCATGTTAATCTGTGAAATATATTAATCTGAGGCCTGCTATGGGTTCACACTTTGCACTTTGCCCTCATGCAAAACCTGGATGTGTGCGACTGAGAAACGTGGGAAACGTGCATTCGTGCGTTTGCTTTGTTTGCTCGTGTCAACACGGAGGAGAAGCGCCTACTTATtctgaaacaaaactgaatgaCGGTGTTAAAAGGGAGAGTTGGAGGGTTAGTGTGGGAAAGACTGTGCATGGTAACAGGGGTGGGACAGTCCAACACACCGTCTCTCTGGGTCTTTAAAGATGGATGTTGAAAGCAGGTTAAATGAACCTACTGCTGCTTTGCCTTCATCCATCAAGGCCTTTtgagggaaggggagagagagggagatttgGCTCTTATGGAATAGCCCCGCACACATGCCACTTTCTCTGCTCACCTCTGTCGGAGACGCTTGTTCCTCCGGCCGGCAGGGGGCGCTGTCTGCCAAGGCGAAGGCCGACCTCGTCCTCTTCAATTCGACGTCTTCTGCCCTCTTATCGGGGCCTCTCTCCGATTGGCTCCTCCGCATCTGCACCCTCCTCGCCACCGTCCCCTCGTCTTCTGTCTCAccgtcctcttcctcactgCCCTTCCTCCTCCCGCCGTCTGCGGCCGCTTTCTGCGCATCCACCTCAGACGTGTTGGCACCGCCGCTAGGCCCGTTCACACGTGATACCGTCCGCTCGTCTCTCTCGGCCACCGCGGCCCTTCCTGCCGTCTCACTTTGCTTCTCTCCGTCCTTCTCGGCTCGTCTCACTTGCTCTCTTTTGACCCGTCTCTCTCGCTGTATCTCCATTTCCCTGCTGACCTGCGCCTTGATCTCTCGATGCATCTCAGAGTTCTTCTCTTGCCTCTCTCGCGCTCTTTCGTCTTTCCTGTCCTTCTCCACCTGTCTTGCTGTGTTGTTTGGGTCTCTCTCCTGGCATACCTGTCTCTCCATCCACCTCTCACTGGTTCTCTTGCtagtctccatctctctttcactcttccGCTCTTTCTGACTTGATTGCTCgccttctttctccctctcctcttcctcccgcCTTTTGCCAACTTTTCTGATTGGCTCATCCTCCGATGAGGTCATATCCTCCCTGCTGATTTGTCCAACCAGCTCAGAGAGTTTGGACCTTAGTTCCTGTTCCAAACCGTCGTTCCCAGAGGGGGAGCCAAGCTTGAAGGCCTGGGTGTTGGGCCCGCCCTTACATGACCCGGCTTTCCATTGAGTGGGTGGACTAGTGGCCATAGAGTTGGGGGCTATCGTGTCCTGGTAGTCAGGGTCAGGTGTCATGGCACCAGAGGTCAAAAGGTAAGGTGGAGTCACAGTGTCTGGAGTTTGATAGATGAGGTGGGACTGAGTCTCCTGGCTCTGTTGACGACGCAGCATCATGGCGTTGAGCAAGAGAGCACTGTTCTCctaaagagagagggggggggggggatgtcaGAATTGTTTATTACTTCAGGCACTGATAACTCCTCCTTGTGGTTCATAAGGCCAGGGACACACCAAACCGACACTGAAACTCATGTGTGACTAATGATAATTTCCTGTCAGCTCACTCTCACCCCAAACAGACTCCACCTGACGACATATTCTGTCCCTGCACAATAGAAAATCGCAGCTTCCAGCTTATAACAAGTGTACTGAGTTCTGAGCGACTCCGGCCTCTTCTTAAAGCTGTTACCTTCCATAAAACCTCATGCGTTAATGTCAAAATAATGGCGCATTACACCTGTCGCCTAGTAAGTTagcattttaattttaatttagcGAAACTTAAACTTAGCCTCACACACTGCCTTGATAGGTCGAAAAACCTAACCCAGTTTGTGTCTGTATTCTCATTTTAAGTGAAATTTTGACTGAAAACTCTTTCACAGCAGACAGCCGATACCAAATCAACATTCACAACCGGCCAAAATGGCTGTGACAAGGACCAACCAGAGGCAACGGTGTGGGATTCAGTCACCATGAGCCTGCAGTGCCCTCTTGTGGTGTAAAACAATTACCCAAGAATGTTTTCAACAAGAACGTTTGATGCTCACTACTGGGTCTTTAGAAAGTTATAATATTACTGCATGTTctattagggttagggttattaaTAAAACCTCAGTATTAATAAAAAACCTCAGTAttttgaatgagagagagagagagaccataaTAGAATACCCTCTTTGAATTCTATGATTTTTATGCATCAGGACATAAAACAAAAAATCACCTGGTCCTCAGCAGGTCTTAAAATTAGGTATAAGCAACGCTACACAACAGATCCCACTGTTTCACTATGTAACAAAATTGAAGCAAAAACGTTAGCAGTAATAACAACCCAAATGTGTATGTCTCTCTTTTCATTCTGGAGGAATGTTGGCTTGCTCCTCTTATGATGTTCAGTACAATAGATCATTTGTTCAACGAATTATGGCCAAAGATCTTCACCGTGGTCTTGTTTGTTGAAAGGACATTGTTCCAGATGTTCTGTGGTTTGTGTGCCATGTTGTGAAGGTTTGAGAAGGATGTCTCCTGACAACCCTTCCCACTAAACCACATTTGTTCAGTCTTTGTCTAATTGCATGTCATGCATTGTCATAAACTTGAACATTTAACATACTGAGGCCTGTAAAATATAGTTATTGCAGTTTTCTGCAGTTTCTTTGCAGGGTCATGTTTGCATGATTGTGCTGTGTTGTCCActcctgggaagacaggggaccGACGTGAATGTTTTCTACAACTTTCCATTGTAGAATGGTGAACTAGCCCTTCCCAAACTGGGTACCCATGACTGCTTCACCAGAAAGCTCTAAACCAGCAAACTCCCCAAACTTCTGCTTTTACCATGGGGATTAAATCAGCACCACGGCGATGAGATTAGCACCACGGCGATGAGATTAGGACCACGGCGATGAGATTAGGACCTGGCTGCTACCCTCTCAGCTCCTATAAAAGCAACCAGGGTGGGTTTCAGTTCTCACACACTGCTTCTGCATTCTGGCCTAGTTCTTGTAAAACAAATGATGACACAGTGTAATTTGTCATACGCTGTTGTTCATTGTAGCTACCTAATTTTAAGACCAGCTAAGGACCACATATTTTTTTTGTTATGTCCTGATACACAACGCCATGGAATTCAAAAGAAGGTGTATCTTTCTCACACATGATGGTATACGAGTATTATGTAGAACTGGATGCAGAATTGAACAATAGTACTGCGCATCACAGCAAATGTTGCGTTGATGCGATGTGAAAATGTTGAGGGCTGTGGTTTATCTCACCGCTGTTGCAGCGCTGTACAACGTGCTCCGTGTCCGGTTGCACTCAGCCAGTTCACGCTTGCTCCGCCTCCGTCGCCGACACCGCCTGATTTGTTCACTCTGCTCCTCCCCTTCGCTGCTATCCCCGCCCACGCGGGGGTTAAAGTTCACATCCAGGGTGTTGGACGTGACCGTGACAGCAGGCAGGTGTCTGGGTGGCAGATATGGTGCGTACAGCGGGTTGGGTTCGACCTGTTCCTTTCTGCCCCGGGGGTAGTTACGTGCGGGTTCGCACGCTCGGCCGGGGGGCTCTGCTGAGGCTTCCGAGTCCGAGTTGAGCGTCTCCGTGTTGGTGTATTGGCCCGAGGACGGTGACGTGACTGGCGGGCGGAGGCGGGCGCACGTCCAGTCTGGGTCACGTTGCGGGTCCGTGTAGTACGTCTCGTCGGAGAGGTGGCGTCGAAACCGCAGCAGTGCCACGCCCCAATCACCCTGCTCGCCCGCCTCCGAGTCGTCAGAGCCCATCCCGTCGTAGGCAGACACCACGCCGGACTCCTTCTCCAGGACACTGAACACCAGGCTCTTGCGTTTGGTCAGCAGGCCCGGCCGGGAATGCTGGGAGGTTTGCAGGGCCAACCAGTTACCGTCTGGTGACTGTAGCACTGACGAGGCACCTGTGAGAGTCACAAACCTCTGAGAGACACAAACCTCTGAGAGACACAAACCCACTCCACACTCAAAGACAGAAGACGAAAATCCTCACAATCAACAGAGGCATTTGACTTAATCCTTGAATTGTTGTTCTACTGCTCCTGACCTGGAGCGGAATATTGGACCGCTCCCAATATATCACTCCAAAAACCCCAGCAACTGCAACTCTGAGTGATGAAGGAGGCAGGACTCTGTCCTGGAGGCCTGAGCTCCTAGCAGGACATTAAGATGGGAGGCTAACGAGGCCATTCGCTTCATGTTGGTGTTCATGACGGTGCTCCTGTGTGTCCATAACACTGTGCCAGCACCATCCTTTTGGTAAAGGAAGATTTCTTGCACCACTGGGTGCATCTGGTCCTATAAATTTAGCCCTGTTTCTCCTGGTCATTCAATCACATTGCAGAATAATCACCAGAGCTAAAACCTGCACATTCAAGCATGTTGTATATGTCCACCTCTGATTATGATAGTGTGCGTCACTACGCGTCTGTGTGTGATCTTACTGGAGTTGTCCAGGCGGTCCACGCTTTTCCAGCCCGGCACGGAGGCACGGGATTCTCTCCGGAGGGAGGAGTAAAGTTGTGGCTCCTCCCCTGGCCCCACCCCTTCAGCTGTCTCCTCTGCCTCTTGGGCTTTTTCAGGAGACTCATCACTCATCGGGGAAAAGGCAGACTGGGCTCTctgaacacacgcg
This window harbors:
- the myripb gene encoding rab effector MyRIP isoform X2: MGRKLDLSGLTDGEAEHVLRVVQRDMKLRKKEEERLSELKQELVEEESRCLLLAGSRCFTQQCCIRCCRPFGFLLHPRRDCLDCRYAVCSACCSYSQQQGGYVCAVCQRSRFLRTQSLEWYYNNVKSRFKRFGSAKVLKTLYKKHIIERVALSELPEGSVPEGSNENDGSDCALYRQSEGHSMADTLTVALRVAEEAIEEAICKADSYRDSLEKQNEARYLRDHREELVEELATTIVQKIIHRGKRSEMQAEYDFVWSQAQNPGMPSAIPTSTTHTLTQDAHTPSQHGNLTQACLKNTYSLWRAQSAFSPMSDESPEKAQEAEETAEGVGPGEEPQLYSSLRRESRASVPGWKSVDRLDNSSASSVLQSPDGNWLALQTSQHSRPGLLTKRKSLVFSVLEKESGVVSAYDGMGSDDSEAGEQGDWGVALLRFRRHLSDETYYTDPQRDPDWTCARLRPPVTSPSSGQYTNTETLNSDSEASAEPPGRACEPARNYPRGRKEQVEPNPLYAPYLPPRHLPAVTVTSNTLDVNFNPRVGGDSSEGEEQSEQIRRCRRRRRSKRELAECNRTRSTLYSAATAENSALLLNAMMLRRQQSQETQSHLIYQTPDTVTPPYLLTSGAMTPDPDYQDTIAPNSMATSPPTQWKAGSCKGGPNTQAFKLGSPSGNDGLEQELRSKLSELVGQISREDMTSSEDEPIRKVGKRREEEEREKEGEQSSQKERKSEREMETSKRTSERWMERQVCQERDPNNTARQVEKDRKDERARERQEKNSEMHREIKAQVSREMEIQRERRVKREQVRRAEKDGEKQSETAGRAAVAERDERTVSRVNGPSGGANTSEVDAQKAAADGGRRKGSEEEDGETEDEGTVARRVQMRRSQSERGPDKRAEDVELKRTRSAFALADSAPCRPEEQASPTEKYSAASLCSITTEVLKVLNATEELIGEAEGKGHDLSESMAGTPLSSGPDSKRLDQHLTKMEENVYLTAGAVYTLEGALGELEDCARSINGSTTETELAFLEDQVATAAAQVQQSELQISNIEARISALKNAGLNVSTCSRFSKYKLNPKPQTLDSSRQQRRKLPAPPATEKECSPEQARSPQP
- the myripb gene encoding rab effector MyRIP isoform X1 codes for the protein MGRKLDLSGLTDGEAEHVLRVVQRDMKLRKKEEERLSELKQELVEEESRCLLLAGSRCFTQQCCIRCCRPFGFLLHPRRDCLDCRYAVCSACCSYSQQQGGYVCAVCQRSRFLRTQSLEWYYNNVKSRFKRFGSAKVLKTLYKKHIIERVALSELPEGSVPEGSNENDGSDCALYRQSEGHSMADTLTVALRVAEEAIEEAICKADSYRDSLEKQNEARYLRDHREELVEELATTIVQKIIHRGKRSEMQAEYDFVWSQAQNPGMPSAIPTSTTHTLTQDAHTPSQHGNLTQACLKNTYSLWRAQSAFSPMSDESPEKAQEAEETAEGVGPGEEPQLYSSLRRESRASVPGWKSVDRLDNSSASSVLQSPDGNWLALQTSQHSRPGLLTKRKSLVFSVLEKESGVVSAYDGMGSDDSEAGEQGDWGVALLRFRRHLSDETYYTDPQRDPDWTCARLRPPVTSPSSGQYTNTETLNSDSEASAEPPGRACEPARNYPRGRKEQVEPNPLYAPYLPPRHLPAVTVTSNTLDVNFNPRVGGDSSEGEEQSEQIRRCRRRRRSKRELAECNRTRSTLYSAATAENSALLLNAMMLRRQQSQETQSHLIYQTPDTVTPPYLLTSGAMTPDPDYQDTIAPNSMATSPPTQWKAGSCKGGPNTQAFKLGSPSGNDGLEQELRSKLSELVGQISREDMTSSEDEPIRKVGKRREEEEREKEGEQSSQKERKSEREMETSKRTSERWMERQVCQERDPNNTARQVEKDRKDERARERQEKNSEMHREIKAQVSREMEIQRERRVKREQVRRAEKDGEKQSETAGRAAVAERDERTVSRVNGPSGGANTSEVDAQKAAADGGRRKGSEEEDGETEDEGTVARRVQMRRSQSERGPDKRAEDVELKRTRSAFALADSAPCRPEEQASPTETLQLFYSLVHQKYSAASLCSITTEVLKVLNATEELIGEAEGKGHDLSESMAGTPLSSGPDSKRLDQHLTKMEENVYLTAGAVYTLEGALGELEDCARSINGSTTETELAFLEDQVATAAAQVQQSELQISNIEARISALKNAGLNVSTCSRFSKYKLNPKPQTLDSSRQQRRKLPAPPATEKECSPEQARSPQP